A genomic stretch from Arthrobacter sp. KBS0702 includes:
- a CDS encoding glycoside hydrolase family 1 protein produces the protein MNASAHDLAALLPSGFTMGVATAAFQIEGALDEDGRGPSGWDVFAARPGTIVEDHSPSIACDHYHRMPEDVALMKELGIDSYRFSLSWPRIQPGGSGPVNPKGLDFYDRLIDLLLANGISPMATLYHWDTPLELDEAGGWMNRDTAYRLGEFAAIAAAAYGDRVARWVTINEPATVSANGYMLGVHSPGEAHMLKALPSVHHQLLGHGLAMQALRAAKVPGEIGLTNVYSPMVPASINPLDKVSAGLMDMAQNRLYADPVLLGKYPDAIRAATFFSSFSPSSEDMELISQPLDFYGLNYYMPTRVAAGPGEGTVPKGMAEAMGNDLNGGGSGTPFHIQSFPDTEITAYGWPIKPDYMAVALAEMAERYPELPPVYITEGGASFEDLEIHDAEGRLIVPDERRVRYLAEHIGAAIEATSPGGAAESIELRGYYVWSLLDNFEWSAGYKQQFGLIHVDRDTMARTPKASYYWIRELMAARNRAAAGGAADAAIPDAEAPAAEAGTAAGG, from the coding sequence ATGAACGCTTCCGCCCACGATCTGGCTGCCCTGCTGCCTTCCGGGTTCACCATGGGGGTGGCGACCGCCGCGTTCCAGATCGAGGGGGCGCTGGACGAGGACGGAAGGGGTCCCTCGGGCTGGGACGTCTTTGCGGCCAGGCCCGGCACCATCGTCGAAGATCACAGCCCCTCCATCGCCTGCGACCACTACCACCGGATGCCCGAGGACGTGGCGCTGATGAAGGAACTGGGCATCGATTCGTACCGGTTCTCGCTGTCCTGGCCGCGTATCCAGCCCGGCGGCAGCGGTCCGGTGAATCCCAAGGGGCTGGACTTCTACGACCGCCTGATCGACCTGCTGCTGGCCAACGGGATCTCCCCGATGGCCACCCTGTACCACTGGGACACGCCGCTGGAGCTGGACGAGGCCGGCGGCTGGATGAACCGGGACACCGCCTACCGGCTGGGGGAATTCGCCGCCATTGCCGCCGCGGCCTACGGCGACCGGGTGGCTCGCTGGGTGACCATCAACGAACCCGCCACGGTGAGCGCCAACGGCTACATGCTGGGCGTGCATTCCCCGGGCGAAGCCCACATGCTCAAGGCGCTCCCGAGCGTCCACCACCAGCTGCTGGGCCACGGGCTGGCGATGCAGGCGCTGCGGGCGGCCAAGGTGCCCGGTGAAATCGGCCTCACCAACGTCTACTCGCCGATGGTCCCGGCCTCCATCAACCCGTTGGACAAGGTCAGCGCCGGGCTTATGGACATGGCCCAGAACCGCCTGTACGCGGACCCGGTGCTGCTGGGCAAGTACCCGGACGCCATCAGGGCCGCCACGTTCTTCTCCTCGTTCAGCCCGTCCAGCGAGGACATGGAGCTGATCTCGCAGCCCCTGGACTTCTACGGGCTGAACTACTACATGCCCACCCGGGTTGCCGCCGGACCCGGCGAGGGCACCGTGCCGAAGGGCATGGCCGAGGCCATGGGCAACGACCTCAACGGCGGCGGATCCGGAACGCCCTTCCACATCCAGAGCTTCCCCGACACCGAAATCACCGCTTACGGGTGGCCCATCAAGCCCGACTACATGGCCGTGGCGCTCGCGGAAATGGCCGAGCGCTACCCGGAACTGCCGCCGGTCTATATCACCGAGGGCGGCGCCAGCTTCGAGGATCTGGAGATCCACGACGCCGAGGGACGGCTCATCGTCCCGGATGAGCGCCGCGTGCGGTACCTCGCCGAGCACATCGGGGCCGCTATCGAGGCGACGTCGCCCGGGGGCGCCGCCGAGTCGATCGAGCTGCGCGGCTACTACGTGTGGTCGCTCCTGGACAACTTCGAATGGTCCGCCGGCTACAAGCAGCAGTTCGGCCTGATCCATGTGGACCGGGACACCATGGCCCGGACGCCGAAGGCCTCCTACTACTGGATCCGGGAGCTCATGGCGGCCCGGAATCGCGCCGCAGCCGGCGGGGCGGCGGACGCCGCAATACCCGACGCCGAAGCCCCCGCGGCCGAAGCCGGGACCGCGGCCGGGGGCTAG
- the manD gene encoding D-mannonate dehydratase ManD: MKIIAAEVFVTSPSRNFVTLRITTEDGVTGIGDATLNGRELAVAAYLKEHVAQLLIGKDPHRIEDTWQFLYRSTYWRRGPVTMAAIAAVDMALWDIKGKLAGMPVYQLLGGASRNGLRAYGHASGSDLESLFDSVREHLELGYKSIRIQTAVPGIKAVYGVAAQAQASGERYDYEPAGRGAFPQEEDWDTRAYLRHLPSVFEAVRNEFGPELPLLHDGHHRMTPIQAAKLGKALEPYDLFWLEDCTPAENQEALRLVRQHTTTPLAIGEIFNTVYDYQSIIKEQLIDYVRAASTHFGGISPLKKVMDFAAQYQIKSGFHGPTDISPVGFAAQLHVGLAIHNYGIQEYMQHSDKTNEVFEQSMTFVDGYLHPGDKPGIGVEFNEEAAAAYPYQQAYLPYNRLVDGTVHDW; this comes from the coding sequence GTGAAAATAATTGCCGCCGAAGTCTTCGTCACCAGCCCGTCCCGCAACTTCGTCACGTTGCGGATCACCACCGAGGACGGTGTCACCGGAATCGGCGACGCCACCCTGAACGGCCGTGAGCTGGCCGTCGCCGCGTACCTGAAGGAACATGTGGCGCAACTGCTGATCGGCAAGGACCCGCACCGGATCGAAGACACCTGGCAGTTCCTCTACCGCTCCACGTACTGGCGCCGCGGTCCGGTCACGATGGCCGCGATCGCCGCCGTCGACATGGCGCTGTGGGACATCAAGGGCAAGCTGGCCGGGATGCCGGTGTACCAGTTGCTGGGAGGCGCCTCCCGGAACGGGCTGCGCGCCTACGGGCATGCCTCGGGCTCGGACCTTGAGTCCCTGTTCGACTCGGTCCGGGAACACTTGGAACTCGGGTACAAGTCCATCCGGATCCAGACCGCCGTGCCCGGCATCAAGGCCGTCTACGGCGTCGCGGCCCAGGCGCAGGCCTCGGGGGAGCGGTATGACTATGAACCGGCCGGGCGTGGCGCGTTCCCGCAGGAGGAGGACTGGGACACCCGCGCCTACCTGCGGCACCTGCCCTCGGTGTTTGAGGCGGTCCGGAACGAGTTCGGTCCCGAGCTGCCGCTGCTGCACGACGGGCACCACCGGATGACCCCGATCCAGGCCGCGAAGCTGGGCAAGGCGCTGGAGCCGTACGACCTGTTCTGGCTGGAGGACTGCACCCCGGCAGAGAACCAGGAGGCGCTGCGCCTGGTCCGGCAGCACACCACCACCCCGCTGGCGATCGGTGAAATCTTCAACACCGTGTACGACTACCAGAGCATCATCAAGGAACAGCTGATCGACTACGTCCGGGCCGCCTCGACGCACTTTGGCGGGATCTCGCCGCTGAAGAAGGTGATGGACTTTGCCGCCCAGTACCAGATCAAGTCCGGCTTCCACGGGCCCACGGACATCTCCCCGGTCGGCTTCGCCGCGCAGCTGCACGTGGGCCTGGCCATCCACAACTACGGCATCCAGGAATACATGCAGCACTCCGACAAGACCAACGAGGTCTTCGAGCAGTCCATGACCTTCGTGGACGGCTACCTGCACCCGGGGGACAAGCCCGGCATCGGCGTCGAATTCAACGAGGAGGCCGCTGCGGCCTACCCGTACCAGCAGGCCTACCTGCCGTACAACCGGCTCGTCGACGGCACGGTTCATGACTGGTGA
- a CDS encoding carbohydrate ABC transporter permease: MTVLNTNTEHTGTTAAARPAPAPRRRKPLASRAYKVFRVVALIAVVLFLIAPLFWMLLASFKTNVDIYDTAKSFVFTPTGENYANVLQRNNYFVFIFNSFWVAFVSTALSLVLGVPAAYAMSRFTMHRSALVVLMARVIPGVSLLVPWYYVFSNLKMVGGFEVLILSHMFVALPLIVYIMMSYFDSLPLELEESAQVDGLTPIGAFRRITLPLSVSGIATAGILSFIFSWNNFMFALVLSGSKTKTLPVAIFDFVSYASIDWGGLMAAATVVTIPIMIIALFTQKYIVSGLTAGATKG, from the coding sequence ATGACCGTCCTGAACACGAACACCGAACACACCGGCACCACGGCGGCCGCCCGGCCCGCGCCCGCTCCGCGCCGCCGCAAGCCGCTGGCCAGCCGCGCCTACAAGGTGTTCCGGGTTGTTGCCCTGATCGCCGTCGTGCTGTTCCTGATCGCCCCGCTGTTCTGGATGCTGCTGGCCTCCTTCAAGACCAACGTGGACATCTACGACACGGCCAAGTCCTTCGTCTTCACCCCCACCGGCGAGAACTACGCCAACGTGCTGCAGCGCAACAACTACTTCGTCTTTATCTTCAACAGCTTCTGGGTGGCGTTCGTCTCCACCGCGCTGTCCCTGGTCCTCGGCGTCCCGGCGGCCTACGCGATGAGCCGCTTCACCATGCACCGCTCGGCCCTCGTGGTCCTGATGGCCCGTGTCATCCCCGGCGTCTCGCTGCTGGTGCCGTGGTACTACGTCTTCTCCAACCTGAAGATGGTGGGCGGCTTCGAGGTCCTCATCCTCAGCCACATGTTCGTGGCACTGCCGCTGATCGTGTACATCATGATGAGCTACTTCGATTCGCTGCCGCTGGAGCTGGAGGAATCCGCCCAGGTGGACGGGCTCACCCCGATCGGCGCGTTCCGGCGCATCACGCTGCCGCTGTCCGTCTCCGGCATCGCCACCGCCGGCATCCTGTCCTTCATCTTCTCGTGGAACAACTTCATGTTCGCGCTGGTGCTGTCCGGGTCCAAGACCAAGACGCTGCCGGTGGCGATCTTCGACTTCGTCTCCTACGCCAGCATCGACTGGGGCGGACTGATGGCCGCCGCCACGGTGGTCACCATCCCGATCATGATCATTGCGCTCTTCACGCAGAAGTACATCGTCTCCGGCCTCACCGCCGGCGCGACCAAGGGCTAG
- a CDS encoding bifunctional 4-hydroxy-2-oxoglutarate aldolase/2-dehydro-3-deoxy-phosphogluconate aldolase, with protein MTSEPTPGALLAGIRETRLVAIVRGTNGGAAAQAALAAMAEGFRYVEIALTTPDALAAIRAVRAAAPAGCFVGAGTVLTAADVAEVAEAGGQFMVTPALASSIQESARLGIPVLAGALTPSEAYEAMNRGATAVKLFPASIGGPGYLKALRDPFPGIPFIAVGGVGLDEAAGYWDAGAIAVGLGGPLFGDAGSGGDLAPMRERARAFLGLAAGYGRPGAAERAR; from the coding sequence ATGACCTCCGAGCCCACCCCCGGGGCCCTGCTGGCCGGGATCCGCGAGACCCGTCTCGTGGCGATCGTGCGCGGTACCAACGGCGGAGCCGCCGCCCAGGCTGCCCTCGCGGCCATGGCGGAAGGCTTCCGTTACGTCGAGATCGCCCTCACCACCCCGGATGCGCTCGCCGCGATCCGCGCCGTCCGGGCCGCGGCCCCCGCAGGCTGCTTCGTCGGAGCCGGCACCGTCCTGACCGCCGCGGACGTGGCGGAGGTGGCCGAGGCCGGCGGCCAGTTCATGGTGACGCCCGCACTGGCGAGCTCCATCCAGGAATCCGCACGCCTCGGCATTCCCGTCCTGGCCGGCGCGCTGACCCCCAGCGAGGCCTACGAGGCGATGAACCGCGGCGCCACCGCGGTGAAGCTCTTCCCCGCCTCGATCGGCGGCCCCGGCTACCTCAAGGCGCTCCGCGACCCCTTCCCCGGCATCCCGTTCATCGCGGTGGGCGGCGTCGGGCTGGACGAGGCCGCCGGCTACTGGGACGCCGGCGCGATCGCCGTCGGACTGGGCGGGCCGCTGTTCGGCGACGCAGGCTCGGGCGGGGACCTCGCCCCGATGAGAGAGCGGGCCCGGGCGTTCCTCGGCCTCGCCGCCGGGTACGGCCGGCCGGGAGCCGCGGAGCGGGCGCGATGA
- a CDS encoding Hsp20/alpha crystallin family protein: MLMRTDPFRELDRLTQQVFGTTARPATMPMDAWQEDGEFVVAFDLPGVNVDSVDLDIERNVLTVKAERRDPTQPNVELLASERPRGVFSRQLILGDTLDLDNVKANYADGVLTLRIPVAEKAKPRKIEITHSQDKLQEIGK, translated from the coding sequence ATGTTGATGCGTACGGACCCGTTCCGTGAACTGGACCGGCTGACGCAGCAGGTTTTCGGAACGACGGCCCGGCCGGCCACCATGCCGATGGATGCATGGCAGGAGGACGGCGAGTTCGTCGTCGCGTTCGATCTTCCCGGCGTCAACGTTGACTCGGTGGACCTCGATATCGAGCGCAACGTCCTGACGGTCAAGGCCGAAAGGCGCGACCCGACGCAGCCCAATGTCGAGCTGCTGGCCTCGGAGCGGCCCCGCGGCGTGTTTAGCCGCCAGCTGATCCTGGGCGACACCCTCGACCTGGACAACGTCAAGGCCAACTACGCCGACGGTGTCCTGACCCTCCGTATCCCGGTGGCGGAGAAGGCCAAGCCCAGGAAGATCGAAATCACGCACAGCCAGGACAAGCTGCAGGAGATCGGGAAGTAA
- a CDS encoding J domain-containing protein, with product MNRDPRGFYAALHVAPDATQAEIQRSFRALMRLRHPDREASAPVVSGTAPDGGDEVRLILESFAVLRDPRSRAEYDPAARPGDAGAAGTGGRDIPVRRHREREPVLRVSPVRWERGPE from the coding sequence ATGAACCGTGACCCGCGTGGTTTCTACGCCGCCCTGCACGTCGCCCCGGACGCCACGCAAGCTGAGATCCAGCGTTCCTTCCGGGCACTGATGCGGCTCCGGCACCCGGACCGGGAGGCGTCCGCTCCCGTCGTGTCCGGCACCGCGCCCGACGGCGGGGACGAGGTCCGGCTCATCCTGGAATCGTTCGCCGTACTGAGGGATCCGAGGTCGCGGGCGGAGTATGACCCCGCTGCCCGCCCCGGAGACGCCGGGGCCGCCGGGACGGGAGGCCGGGACATCCCGGTCCGCCGCCACCGGGAGCGGGAACCGGTCCTGCGGGTGAGCCCGGTGCGGTGGGAACGGGGTCCTGAATGA
- a CDS encoding sugar kinase, with protein MTVDLLTLGESMVSLRSGGPLSAGGSLSMHVAGAESNVAVGVARLGHSVAWAGVVGADPHGEFILRQLRSEGLAVQHRVDAGRATGVMFLERRTADISRAFYYRAGSAGSTICREDVDRAFAAGPRVLHLTGITVALSPDARRAVEYAAARGAAEGLVVSLDVNYRSKLWSRDEARAVLIPLARHASVLVASDDELGLVAGGGGAAGGTDPDGAELALAAELLGRGVQEVVVKRGAAGAGVHTAAGRWEAPAVPVTSIDTVGAGDAFTAGYLSALLDGGDIAERLRRGTLSGAFAVSTAGDCEGLPSAAELALLGAAPDGSTQR; from the coding sequence ATGACGGTTGACCTGCTCACGCTTGGCGAATCGATGGTCTCGCTGCGGTCGGGCGGGCCGCTGTCCGCCGGCGGCAGCCTGTCCATGCACGTGGCCGGGGCGGAGTCCAACGTCGCCGTCGGCGTCGCCCGGCTGGGCCACAGCGTCGCCTGGGCCGGCGTCGTGGGCGCGGACCCGCACGGCGAGTTCATCCTGCGGCAACTGCGCAGCGAGGGCCTCGCGGTGCAGCACCGGGTGGACGCCGGCCGCGCCACCGGGGTGATGTTCCTGGAGCGGCGCACCGCGGACATCAGCCGCGCCTTCTACTACCGCGCCGGGTCCGCGGGCTCCACAATCTGCCGCGAGGATGTGGACCGGGCCTTCGCCGCCGGCCCCCGGGTCCTGCACCTCACCGGCATCACCGTCGCCCTCAGCCCGGACGCGCGGCGCGCCGTCGAATACGCGGCCGCACGCGGTGCGGCCGAGGGCCTGGTGGTCTCCCTCGACGTCAACTACCGCAGCAAGCTGTGGTCCCGCGACGAGGCCCGCGCCGTCCTCATCCCGCTCGCCCGGCACGCCAGCGTCCTGGTGGCCTCCGACGACGAACTCGGCCTCGTTGCCGGCGGCGGCGGCGCAGCCGGCGGAACGGACCCGGACGGGGCCGAACTGGCCCTGGCTGCCGAGCTCCTGGGCCGCGGCGTGCAGGAAGTCGTGGTCAAGCGCGGCGCCGCCGGAGCCGGGGTGCACACCGCCGCCGGCCGCTGGGAAGCCCCCGCCGTCCCGGTGACCAGCATCGACACCGTCGGGGCCGGGGACGCCTTCACCGCCGGTTACCTTTCGGCCCTGCTCGACGGCGGCGACATCGCCGAACGCCTGCGGCGCGGCACCCTCTCCGGCGCCTTCGCCGTCAGCACCGCGGGAGACTGCGAGGGCCTGCCCAGCGCCGCGGAACTGGCACTGCTGGGCGCCGCGCCGGACGGCAGCACGCAGCGCTAA
- a CDS encoding MerR family transcriptional regulator, whose protein sequence is MADRGADVGVYAISVVAQLVGTGQQNIRLYERKGLLRPDRTAGGTRQYSDTDLVVLRRIGELLEEGLNLAGVAKVLELEAANALLRAELDRRRPRR, encoded by the coding sequence ATGGCTGACCGCGGGGCAGACGTCGGGGTCTACGCGATCTCGGTGGTGGCGCAGCTGGTCGGGACCGGGCAGCAGAACATCCGGCTGTACGAACGGAAGGGGTTGCTGAGGCCGGACCGTACGGCGGGCGGCACCAGGCAGTACAGCGACACGGACCTGGTGGTGCTGCGGCGGATCGGCGAACTCCTGGAGGAGGGCCTGAACCTGGCCGGGGTGGCCAAGGTGCTGGAGCTGGAGGCGGCCAATGCGCTGCTCCGGGCGGAGCTGGACCGGCGCAGGCCGAGGCGTTAA
- the dgoD gene encoding galactonate dehydratase produces the protein MTRISRIETFLVAPRWLFVRIETESGIVGWGEASCEGRSETVRTAVDQLSELLIGNDALRIEDHWQVMTKGSFYRGGPILASAVSGLDQALWDIAGKHFNTPVHQLLGGHVRDRIRMYGWVGGDEPNEVADQISAQLEVGLTAVKMNASGRMSPIASVAELDGVVRRVAAAREVLGDHRDVAVDFHGRFSLANARRVAPLLEPYRPFFLEEPVVPENTHLLREFTASTTTPVSTGERLYSRQEFLPALQAGIAVAQPDLSHAGGITEVRKIASLAEIYEVQLAPHCPLGPLALAACLQVGFATPNFLIQEQSIGIHYNQGAEVLDYVVDKSPLKFVDGHIERLTGPGLGIEIDEAVVRAADKRGHAWRGPVWRHPDGAFAEW, from the coding sequence ATGACACGCATCAGCAGGATTGAGACCTTCCTCGTCGCGCCGCGCTGGCTCTTCGTCCGGATCGAGACCGAGAGCGGGATCGTCGGCTGGGGTGAGGCCAGCTGCGAGGGGCGCAGCGAAACGGTCCGCACGGCCGTGGACCAGCTCTCCGAGCTGCTCATCGGCAACGACGCGCTCCGGATCGAGGACCACTGGCAGGTCATGACCAAGGGCTCCTTCTACCGCGGCGGACCCATCCTCGCCAGTGCCGTCTCCGGCCTGGACCAGGCCCTGTGGGACATCGCGGGCAAGCACTTCAACACCCCCGTGCACCAGCTCCTGGGCGGCCACGTCCGCGACCGGATCCGGATGTACGGCTGGGTCGGCGGGGACGAGCCCAACGAGGTGGCCGACCAGATCAGCGCCCAGCTGGAGGTCGGGCTCACCGCCGTCAAGATGAACGCCAGCGGCCGGATGAGCCCCATCGCCTCCGTGGCGGAACTCGACGGCGTCGTCCGCCGGGTCGCGGCCGCCCGCGAGGTCCTCGGGGACCACCGCGACGTCGCCGTCGATTTCCACGGCCGATTCAGCCTCGCCAACGCCCGCCGGGTGGCGCCGCTGCTGGAGCCGTACCGGCCGTTCTTCCTCGAAGAGCCGGTGGTCCCGGAAAACACGCACCTGCTGCGCGAATTCACCGCCAGCACCACGACGCCGGTCTCCACCGGCGAGCGGCTCTACAGCCGGCAGGAGTTCCTTCCCGCGCTGCAGGCCGGCATCGCCGTGGCCCAGCCGGACCTCTCGCACGCCGGCGGCATCACCGAGGTCCGCAAGATCGCCTCGCTCGCGGAGATCTACGAGGTCCAGCTGGCCCCGCACTGCCCGCTGGGGCCGCTGGCGCTGGCCGCCTGCCTGCAGGTGGGCTTCGCGACGCCCAACTTCCTGATCCAGGAACAAAGCATCGGCATCCACTACAACCAGGGCGCCGAAGTCCTGGACTACGTGGTGGACAAGAGCCCGCTGAAATTCGTCGACGGCCACATCGAACGGCTGACCGGGCCGGGACTGGGCATCGAGATTGACGAGGCCGTGGTCCGTGCCGCGGACAAGCGCGGCCACGCCTGGCGCGGCCCCGTCTGGCGCCACCCCGACGGTGCCTTCGCAGAATGGTGA
- a CDS encoding phosphatase PAP2 family protein: MAEQETGKSSGWWRVFHDKFVVEERYMDVEARRNLYRTAVGLMVFGAVLFIFILVSVLQHGGISVVDEPVRSWLVTLRGEPTTTIMIILAIVFGPIGLPIIILVVTVAWGLLAKHAWRPMVLAGAMLTGVILAQLIGRTVERHRPPVDLMLFGADSTFSFPSGHVLGACDFLLVTTFLVFSRRKNPKAAVVGFVVAGIGIFFAAVSRLYLGYHWTTDALASLSISFVILGAVIMLDTWRTARIPGEQVTGELSKQESGAD, encoded by the coding sequence ATGGCAGAGCAAGAAACCGGGAAATCGTCCGGCTGGTGGCGGGTCTTCCACGACAAGTTCGTGGTCGAAGAGCGCTACATGGACGTGGAGGCACGCAGGAACCTCTACCGGACCGCCGTCGGACTCATGGTCTTCGGTGCCGTGCTGTTCATCTTCATCCTGGTCAGTGTCCTGCAGCACGGGGGCATCAGCGTCGTCGACGAGCCGGTGCGCTCCTGGCTCGTGACGCTGCGCGGGGAGCCCACCACGACCATCATGATCATCCTGGCCATCGTCTTCGGCCCGATCGGGCTGCCGATCATCATCCTGGTGGTCACCGTAGCCTGGGGGCTGCTGGCCAAGCACGCGTGGCGGCCGATGGTCCTCGCCGGCGCCATGCTGACCGGCGTCATCCTGGCCCAGCTCATCGGCCGGACGGTTGAGCGGCACCGCCCGCCGGTGGACCTCATGCTCTTCGGGGCGGACTCCACCTTCTCGTTCCCCTCCGGCCACGTCCTGGGCGCGTGCGACTTCCTCCTGGTCACGACGTTCTTGGTCTTCTCGCGCCGCAAGAACCCAAAGGCCGCCGTGGTGGGCTTCGTGGTGGCGGGCATCGGGATTTTCTTCGCCGCCGTGAGCCGGCTCTACCTCGGTTACCACTGGACCACCGACGCCCTCGCTTCCCTGTCCATCTCCTTCGTGATCCTGGGCGCGGTGATCATGCTGGACACCTGGCGAACGGCCCGGATCCCCGGGGAGCAGGTCACCGGCGAACTCTCCAAGCAGGAGAGCGGCGCGGACTAG
- a CDS encoding carbohydrate ABC transporter permease, giving the protein MSVLNTSRGDTARDTALGAGRTARTPGPRKDFSAWANRHRKWLFAAPAMIFVGVLIVFPLAWTLYLSLTDSQGSVRAASEFVGLENYLTVLSDVERFWPAVGRTLSFTGVALACEVVLGMGIALLLWRPFRGEKWVRVAILLPLVATPVAVGMMWRLIFDPNIGFVNQLLGMIGIPPQPWLSGQDTALGTTIFMDIWQWTPMVVLILLAGLTSLSEEPDEAARMDGANAFQRFFFITLPLMMPTVIVAILLRGIDALKTFDILYATKGKGGGSFHEVETLNVYAYGLSFDYNQYGLSSAVLILFFMIIIGTMWLLTMRKKAVSK; this is encoded by the coding sequence ATGTCTGTACTGAACACCTCCCGCGGCGACACCGCCCGTGACACGGCCCTCGGCGCCGGACGCACGGCCCGCACGCCCGGCCCGCGGAAAGACTTCTCCGCCTGGGCCAACCGGCACCGCAAGTGGCTCTTCGCCGCACCGGCGATGATCTTCGTCGGCGTGCTGATCGTCTTCCCGCTGGCGTGGACGCTCTACCTGAGCCTCACCGACTCGCAGGGCTCGGTCCGCGCCGCCTCCGAGTTCGTCGGCCTCGAGAACTACCTGACGGTGCTCTCCGACGTAGAACGGTTCTGGCCCGCCGTCGGCCGCACGCTGAGCTTCACCGGCGTCGCGCTGGCCTGCGAAGTTGTTCTGGGCATGGGCATCGCCCTGCTGCTGTGGCGCCCATTCCGCGGCGAAAAATGGGTGCGGGTCGCCATCCTGCTGCCGCTCGTCGCCACCCCCGTGGCCGTCGGCATGATGTGGCGGCTGATCTTCGACCCCAACATCGGCTTCGTCAACCAGCTCCTCGGCATGATCGGCATCCCCCCGCAGCCGTGGCTCTCCGGCCAGGACACCGCGCTGGGCACCACGATCTTCATGGACATCTGGCAGTGGACCCCCATGGTGGTGCTGATCCTGCTCGCCGGCCTGACCTCGCTCTCCGAGGAACCGGACGAGGCAGCCCGGATGGACGGCGCCAACGCCTTCCAGCGCTTCTTCTTCATTACCCTGCCGCTCATGATGCCGACCGTGATCGTCGCCATCCTGCTGCGCGGCATCGACGCCCTGAAGACCTTCGACATCCTCTACGCCACCAAGGGCAAGGGCGGCGGCTCCTTCCACGAGGTGGAGACCCTCAACGTCTACGCCTACGGCCTGAGCTTCGATTACAACCAGTACGGGCTCTCCTCCGCGGTGCTGATCCTGTTCTTCATGATCATCATCGGCACCATGTGGCTGCTGACCATGCGCAAGAAAGCGGTAAGCAAATGA
- a CDS encoding DNA alkylation repair protein, whose amino-acid sequence MGVMNELINPGVVGSLERILAAAAPGLRFPHLAGTAGRLDALSLRERTDLLSSALLADLPGGYAEAASIVRRALDDPAFTGWMIWPVSESAATLALARRAPGDFEDCLALLAELTPRLTGEFAIRRLLAADLDRALGIIQAWTTHPDWHVRRLASEGTRAYLPWAIRVPEITARPAATLPILDALYRDPVEDVRRSVANHLNDLARHAPDDVVATAARWMAAPDANTPRVVRHGLRTLVKKAHPGALELLGFPPASLAVTRPRLDRSVVELPGELGFDFDVANTGPDEARIAVDYVVHYAKANGVPAEKVFKLGTAVLGPGESRTFAKRHAFRQMTTRVHHPGDHALQPQVNGVRHPEARFTVVT is encoded by the coding sequence ATGGGCGTGATGAATGAACTGATCAACCCGGGTGTGGTCGGCTCGTTGGAGCGTATCCTTGCCGCGGCCGCACCGGGCCTCCGCTTCCCGCACCTTGCCGGGACGGCCGGGCGGCTGGACGCGCTGAGCCTGCGGGAACGCACCGACCTCCTGAGCAGCGCCCTCCTGGCCGACCTGCCCGGGGGCTACGCGGAGGCCGCGTCGATCGTCCGGCGGGCGCTGGACGACCCGGCCTTTACCGGCTGGATGATCTGGCCCGTCAGCGAGTCGGCGGCCACGCTGGCCCTTGCGCGGAGGGCTCCGGGCGATTTCGAGGACTGCCTGGCGCTGCTCGCCGAGCTGACGCCGCGGCTTACTGGCGAATTCGCGATCCGTCGGCTCCTCGCCGCCGATCTGGACCGGGCGCTCGGAATCATCCAGGCCTGGACGACACATCCGGACTGGCACGTGCGCCGGCTGGCCAGCGAGGGCACCAGGGCCTACCTGCCGTGGGCCATCCGGGTTCCGGAGATCACGGCCCGTCCCGCGGCAACCCTGCCGATCCTGGACGCCCTGTACCGCGACCCGGTCGAGGATGTCCGGCGGTCGGTCGCCAACCACCTGAACGACCTGGCCCGGCACGCACCGGACGACGTGGTGGCCACCGCCGCCCGCTGGATGGCGGCTCCGGACGCGAACACGCCGCGGGTGGTGCGCCACGGGTTGCGGACCCTGGTCAAGAAGGCCCATCCCGGGGCGCTGGAGCTGCTGGGGTTCCCGCCGGCGTCGCTCGCGGTCACCCGGCCCCGGCTGGACCGCAGCGTCGTTGAGCTTCCCGGGGAGCTCGGCTTCGATTTCGACGTCGCCAACACCGGCCCGGACGAGGCCCGCATCGCCGTCGACTACGTCGTGCACTATGCGAAAGCCAACGGCGTCCCCGCGGAGAAAGTGTTCAAGCTCGGGACCGCAGTGCTCGGTCCGGGCGAATCAAGGACCTTCGCCAAGCGCCACGCCTTCCGCCAGATGACCACCAGGGTCCACCACCCGGGCGATCACGCGCTTCAGCCGCAGGTCAACGGTGTCCGCCATCCGGAGGCCCGGTTCACGGTGGTGACCTAG